One Mycolicibacterium sp. TUM20985 genomic window, TCGAGCGGACGGGTGGCCGCTACGGCCTGCAGACGATGTGCGAGGGCGGCGGCACCGCCAACGTCACGATCATCGAGCGCCTCTAGCCCCGCATCGCGCCCCGCGCCCCATCGCGCCGATTGTGTGGGTTCTGAGTGCAACGCTCAAGAGGCAATGCGAACGAGCCCCACACTCGATGAGCTCATAGTGGGCAGCCCGCGGCGCGGAGCTTGTCGCGGACACGGCGAAGGACGGCGTCCGGATGGGCGAGCATCTCGGCACTGACCCGGACGACGATCCAACCCGACGCCTCCAGCATCGCGAGGCGTTCGATGTCCCACGCCCGCTGCCGACGATCCGTCCAATGCTGCACACCGTCGTACTCGACTGCGACCTTCCATTCGCGCCAGCCCATGTCGACCCGGACTCGCACTTCGCCGAAGCGGTCCCTGAACTCGATCTGGGTCTCCGGTGTCGGGAAGCCGGCGTCGATCAAGGTCAGTCGCAGGCGGGTCTCCTGAGGCGACTCGGCGCCGCCGTCGACGAGTCCGAGCACTGACCGCAGGCGGCGAACTCCGCGGAGCCCGCGGTGGAGATCGGCGAGCGCGAGCACGTCGACCACTTCGACACCCGTCGCCCGGGTCAGTGCATCGAGGTGGACGAGCGCCCGTGGCACCGGCTGCGTGCGACCGATGTCGAAGGCCGTTCGCGCAGGTGTGGTCAGGTTCATGCCGTCGACGGTGACGCATTCCGACGAGTCGAGCGCGTAGGTGTGGCAGACGATGCCGGCCGGGGCGTGGCGGTCGAGCCGGCTGATCTCGGCGGGCTGGTCGGGATCGATCCATTTGGTTCCGTGCACTGCGGCGGCCGACAGCCCGACCAAGACGGCGCCGCCACCCGACCACAGCCAAGCCGCATGTGCCCGCGTCGATGCAGTGATCGGTGTGGTCCGGTGGACGTACACATTTCGGTAGATGGCCAGGTAGTCCTTCTCCAGGCGACGAGCGGTGACGACGCCGCGCCGCACCGCGTCCTGGCCGAGGAAGGGTAGTTGTTCTCGCATGCCCGAATGTTGGGACCGAGGCCGGACACCGACCCTCGACCGTGGGCGTTCTTCGTGCGTCCTCCGAGTGGGGTTGTGGACGAACCCCACACTGGGGATGAACGCACTCGCAGATGCGTCAGTGCACGGCCGCCACTAGCGCGAGACCCGCGAACGCCAGCATCCAGCTGGCCAAGCTGCCGACCAGAAAGTACTCGGTGACGTCGTCGATGCCGACGCGTTCGGGAGTGCCGTTCTTGTCGCGTTTCGCGCTGATCTCCGGGAAGCGAATGATGCTCTTGGCCGCGACGACGGCGGACGCCATGGTCAGCTGGCCGGCCAGCCCCAATCCGACGATCAGCAGACGCTCCATGGGACCGAGCAGCCGACCGCCCTTGAGCTGATCCGACGCCTGCGGCTGACCGACGGGTTTCACCGAGCCGACGGAGCCGAGGACGAGTCGCACCACGGCGTTTGCCGTAGCCAGCTGAGCCAGCATGACGCCGAGGACCATCAGCATGCGGTTCGGGCTGGCGTCCAGGCCCACCCACGTCAACCAGTGCGCGATCAGCCCGGCGACGTCGGATCCCAACGCGGACAACAGAAACAGCGTCACGATGGCGACGCCGAGCACCGTGAGCGGTAACGCCTGGTGTCGTCCCGACCGCTCGGCGCGATCGCACAGCAGCAGCCACGCGACGGCGGCGATCGCGGCGACGACGAGCAGGATGAGGTCGCCGACGTGCCACAGTGCGCCGATCAGCAGGCAGCCCACGATCGTCGACACGGCGACGACGGGCGCCGCCCACCGGGCACTGACGACACGCCGACCCAGGTCGCCCGCTCCCACCGCGATGAGGAAGACGGCCAGGGCGCTCACCGGATCTCCGAAAGCCGTTGCGACGCCGCGACGATGAGATCGAGACCGTCGCGGGCCGCGCGCTGGGACACCGCAGAGGGGCTGATGCCTTCCTCGGCGGCGAGTTCACGCTTGGAGCGCTGGTGCACGAGACCTCTCAGAATGCGAATGGAGCGTTCGTCGAGTGATCCAAGCAGGTGGTCCCGACAGAGGAGGGCGGCGTTGATCGGGTCCGCCGCCGGTCCCTCCGCGTCTGCGGTCCGGTATGACGTGCGGACCAGCGCGAACCCGGCCTGCCGCTGGGTGGCGGCCGTCCACTCGATCGCCTCGCGTGCCGCCCACCAGGCGGGGCCGTCCTGGATGCCGGTGTCGCGGTCGAGCATGGTGGCGTGCCCCCAACCGATGCCGAAGCGGATGTCGATGCCTCCCGCGACGGCCAGGCGAAGGGCGAGCGCGGCACTGATCGCTGCGCCGACGGTCGGGTAGCTGCCTTGGAACTCGTCGCCGACCGTGAACGCCGGGGCGTCGACCGCGTCTGCGGCGATGCCTCGCAGCGCCGTGCTGAGGGTCTGGTGCAGAGCGCGGCGGTCGGCAGCGTCGCGCGACCCGACGACATCGCCGATGACCGTTGCCTTGAATGAAGCTGACGCCTTCACCTTCGCCATATGAAGACTATAGCTTAACGCCGCTCAGTCGACGACGTGGCTCGCGGCCGCCCGCAGGTGCTTCACCGCATCGGCGACGATCGACTCGACGAGTTCGGCGCACGACGGCAGATCATCGAGGATGCCCGCCACCTGGCCCGAGGCCAGCACGCCCGCGTCGGTGTTGCCGTCGACCAGTCCGGCCTTCAGGAGCATGGGGGTGTTGGCTGCCATCACCACCTGCGACCAGGTCAATTCCTTGCCGCGCCGCATCGCCAGACCGTCCTTGACGATCGAACGCCACGTCATACCCGACATCTTCTTGAACTTCTGTGCGTTCAGCACCGCAGCGCTGAAACCGCGCACCGGTGAACCGCTTTCGAGCTTCTCCACCAACCCGGTACGCAGTACGCGGTGCGGCATGCCGTCGACCCGCTTGGACACCACGGTGGCGTCGAAGGCGGAGGCCAGGTAGCGCTGCTTGACCTCGTCGGGCACCGTCGAGTCCGACGTCAGCAGGAACCGGGTGCCCATCGCGACGCCGGCGGCGCCGTAGGACAACGCGGCTGCGAGGCCTCGGCCATCGAAGAAGCCGCCCGCTGCCACCACGGGGATGTCCACCGCGTCGAGCACCGACGGCAAGAGCAGCGTGGTCGCGACGGGCCCGGTGTGGCCTCCACCCTCGCCGCCCTGCACGATCACCGCGTCGGCTCCCCAGGCCGCAACCTTCTTGGCATGCTTGGCCGCGCCGACCGATGGAATGACGACCACGCCAGCGTCTTTGAGCTTCGCGATCAGCTCAGGCTTGGGTGCCAACGCGAACGAGGCGACGC contains:
- a CDS encoding endonuclease domain-containing protein; its protein translation is MREQLPFLGQDAVRRGVVTARRLEKDYLAIYRNVYVHRTTPITASTRAHAAWLWSGGGAVLVGLSAAAVHGTKWIDPDQPAEISRLDRHAPAGIVCHTYALDSSECVTVDGMNLTTPARTAFDIGRTQPVPRALVHLDALTRATGVEVVDVLALADLHRGLRGVRRLRSVLGLVDGGAESPQETRLRLTLIDAGFPTPETQIEFRDRFGEVRVRVDMGWREWKVAVEYDGVQHWTDRRQRAWDIERLAMLEASGWIVVRVSAEMLAHPDAVLRRVRDKLRAAGCPL
- the ipdC gene encoding (3aS,4S,5R,7aS)-5-hydroxy-7a-methyl-1-oxo-octahydro-1H-indene-4-carboxyl-CoA dehydrogenase encodes the protein MSSLRTPLTELLGIAHPVVQTGMGWVAGARLVSATSNAGGLGILASATMTLDELSTAVTKVKAATDKPFGINMRADAGDAGERVDLLIREGVRVASFALAPKPELIAKLKDAGVVVIPSVGAAKHAKKVAAWGADAVIVQGGEGGGHTGPVATTLLLPSVLDAVDIPVVAAGGFFDGRGLAAALSYGAAGVAMGTRFLLTSDSTVPDEVKQRYLASAFDATVVSKRVDGMPHRVLRTGLVEKLESGSPVRGFSAAVLNAQKFKKMSGMTWRSIVKDGLAMRRGKELTWSQVVMAANTPMLLKAGLVDGNTDAGVLASGQVAGILDDLPSCAELVESIVADAVKHLRAAASHVVD
- a CDS encoding SatD family protein yields the protein MAKVKASASFKATVIGDVVGSRDAADRRALHQTLSTALRGIAADAVDAPAFTVGDEFQGSYPTVGAAISAALALRLAVAGGIDIRFGIGWGHATMLDRDTGIQDGPAWWAAREAIEWTAATQRQAGFALVRTSYRTADAEGPAADPINAALLCRDHLLGSLDERSIRILRGLVHQRSKRELAAEEGISPSAVSQRAARDGLDLIVAASQRLSEIR